Genomic segment of Prochlorococcus marinus XMU1405:
ATTGCATGAGGCCGATTTTTTAATCTATTTTCCCTATCGAACAAGTCTCCCCACTTTGGATTCCACAACCCAATAGATTTCAAAGGTCCGTATCTCATCGTGTCAATTCCTCTTCTAGCAATTTCTTCTATTGGCAAACAAGATTCAAAGAAATTAGCAGATTCTTTTTCAAAGTCTTTTAAGTTAGCTTGCTCACCTGCTATTAGTTCGTTCCTGAAATGAATATAATCATTTTTATTCATTGGACAATTAAGATATGCCGGATCTCCTTTGTCGTATCTACTAGCTTTAAAGACAATCTCTTTATCAATAGTATCTCCATAAATTATTGGACTAGCAGCATCAAAAAAATGACAAGCATCGATACCTGTAAAAAATCGAATTTTGTTGGCCAAATCATCTGCAGTTAGTGGACCAGTTGCGAGTATAGTTATATTTTCTTTGCTTGGGAGATCTTGTTGTTCAAATCTTTTAATTTCGATTAAAGGATGATTAGATAAAACTTCAGTCAAAGCATTGCTAAATTTAGATCTATCTACCGCTAAAGCACCTCCAGCTGGAACAGCAAATTTATCTGCTGTTTGAACTATTAATGAATTAAATAATCTTAGTTCTTTTTGTAATAAACCTGCAGCTCTATCTGAACTTAAAGCCCCAAAACTATTGCTACACACTAGTTCTCCACATTCTCCAGTATGATGAGCTGGAGTAGATTTAAAAGGTCTCATTTCAACTAATTTAACTGGAACACCAGAATTTGCTACCTGCCAAGCCGCTTCAGAACCTGCTAGACCTGCTCCAATTACTATTACTTCTTTCTTTATCAAACTAGATTAATCCTTTCCCAAAAAGTCTCTATTGAACTGTTCTCTTGCTGGTTTTTGAATATTAAATATAACCCAAGCTAAAGCTGCAATAATAGGAGCGAAAACTACAATTGTTCTAAGCATTTTAAAAATTCTGTTATTTAATGAATATCCTACCTTTTAACTGTAAATATAGAGAGAATTTTTAATTTTTTATTTCATAAGTTAAGAATTGTATTTCTATTGTTCAACTTGTGATATTAAGTTGTTTTTTTTTCCTTAAAAAGGGATAATTTCATATGTACTCAATTTTACCAAATGGGTCGCTAGCTCAGCGGTAGAGCATCCGGCTTTTAACCGGCTGGTCCTGAGTTCGAATCTCAGGCGACCCACATTTTTTTATTGAGTTAATTTTTAAATTTCACTCTAAGAGAATTCGTAAATGAATACTACGACTATAAAGTTATTATTTTGATAATAGAAATACTGAAAAAGTTTTTATTTTCTAGAAGTTGATTTTGCATCTTTTTAAAAGAAAACGTTAAAAATATATTTTGGGCTTTCGATCTAAACTTATACTCGTACGTCCTAAAATATTCTCGGAAAAATAATCTTAAATACGAAAAATGGTCAAAATATAAACAAAGGCAAAGGGGAAAGTATTTCATTAATTCTAAAATAAACCACATCAATTTTAGAATTTATATAAGAAATAACGAAAAAGAAAGTACGCCAAATAACACATTACCGTAACATTTATGTCAATAATTCATCGTCCCAAAATTTATTTTCTTAATTGGCCAAATAAAAACAGAAATCGCTTTACAAACCTTCATATTCTCTGTTACAATAATTCACATATCTTACTTATCTAATTATGACTCCTGAAGCAGAACGTTTTAATGGTTGGGCAGCAATGCTAGGTTTCGTAGCAGCGGTTGGCGCTTACGTAACCACAGGTCAAATCATTCCT
This window contains:
- the trmFO gene encoding methylenetetrahydrofolate--tRNA-(uracil(54)-C(5))-methyltransferase (FADH(2)-oxidizing) TrmFO, giving the protein MIKKEVIVIGAGLAGSEAAWQVANSGVPVKLVEMRPFKSTPAHHTGECGELVCSNSFGALSSDRAAGLLQKELRLFNSLIVQTADKFAVPAGGALAVDRSKFSNALTEVLSNHPLIEIKRFEQQDLPSKENITILATGPLTADDLANKIRFFTGIDACHFFDAASPIIYGDTIDKEIVFKASRYDKGDPAYLNCPMNKNDYIHFRNELIAGEQANLKDFEKESANFFESCLPIEEIARRGIDTMRYGPLKSIGLWNPKWGDLFDRENRLKNRPHAIVQLRMEDLEGKLLNMVGFQTNLKWSEQKRIFRMIPGLEKAEFVRLGVMHRNTFLESPKLLLPTLQFMKRETLLAAGQITGTEGYAAAAAGGLLAGINASLLAMSKIPVTFPDESMIGSLINYISNRNQILSNQKKNKFQPMPASFGLVPELTKRIKDKRLRYKIYQERSTEALKGFKKLLDARFEKDHLLIKTN
- a CDS encoding photosystem II protein Y yields the protein MLRTIVVFAPIIAALAWVIFNIQKPAREQFNRDFLGKD
- a CDS encoding high light inducible protein; the encoded protein is MTPEAERFNGWAAMLGFVAAVGAYVTTGQIIPGWF